In Aspergillus nidulans FGSC A4 chromosome II, the genomic stretch GATGAAACGGTGCGGGTGACGGTGTTATAGTCTGTCGAGACAACGTCCACGCCGCCGACCTCGGTCTTCAGGGGAACGTTGTTTTCATCGACCATGACGACAATCTCCTGCTCCACCCAGACAGTCTCTTGCGTGACGGTGCTCTCGATATAAGAAGTGGTGGGCGTCGGAGTCCatgtcgaggtcgaggtcgaggtggTAGTGGGAGCCTCGGTAGTTTTAGCATCAGCGGCGAAGATGTTGCCGGCAAGATCGCTGAGAGCGGAAGAGAGGCTGACGCCCAGACCCGCGTCAGAGGTGCTTTGGGGAGCGGTGGAGGTTGGGACGGCAGTCGAGGACTCTTCGCCGACGTACTTGATAGGGAAGGCGTACTCAGGGCCCCATTCGACGGCAATCTTGTTGGGAAGACCGCCCTTGACCTTTTTAACGTCTTCGCTGGACAGGATGTCGGGAATGTCAACGCTGCACAGCTTTTGCGCGAGCTCGGACTGGAGTTCGAACACGGGGcagtcctcgacctcgccgGAGGGGTTGGTGCAGGTCTTGACAGCTTCCTCGAGAACACCAGACTCCCAGCCGTGCATGAAATCGGCGTGGTAACCGAATCCAGTAGGGTCGCCGGTGGAAAGGGCAAAGTATCCGTCGCGGTCCTTGAAGGCGTAGGTGTTCCAGATGgtctcgaagaagagcgaaACGATGCGGGTCTCAAAGCCCTCGGGGCAAGTGCCGTCCATGACCAGCGAGGGGTAGGCAACGTGGGAGGCATGGTCGTCAGAGTCGGTATCCTTGCCATTCCAGCATGAGGGGAACATGATTTCGAAACGGACACCGTCAGTGCAGTGCTCGTCAAGATAAGCCTTCTCCGGCAAGAAGTGACGACCGAGGGACGGCTCGGCGGCTTTGGCGTAATTCAGGCAGTTGAAGCCGATAGCCTTCTGTCGCAGGGCCGCCTGGCTAGCCTGGTCGCCTGTCCATTCCGACTTGGGAGGGTCGGGGATCGGCCAGGTGAAGTTGCGCTGGAACGGGTCACCAGCAACCATGCGGAAGTCCTCGGGGAACGCCTCCACATTGTCTCCGTAGAGAAGGTAGTACCTGACCACCCGTTAGTGATTGTCTGTGATGCGGCCGCAAGTTGTCACTCACACAAGCATTCCTCCGACTTCGTCCACAAGCTCGGAGTCGCCCGTGGCGTTGTCGACGAAGTACAGGGCAGGGGCCCAGTAGGCCGATTTGTCCTGCTTGACACCGCACGAAGTGCAGTCTCCATCAAGCAGAGTAGCCATATCCGCGGTGAGACCGAATCCTATTAAAGTTTAGCGGGTGAGCCCCACGCGTTTCCAACCGACCAGCTAACCTTTAGATCCGTGAACGGCGTGGACGTGGTAGGACGGCTCGCCGGGTGAGATCAAAGGATCCATGCGAGCGAGAGCGCTTCGGCCACGGCAGGGCAGACGCCAGAAGGCGTCAGCGACGCCGGAGAAGGCGGCCAGACAAGCTACCAGGCTGGTGTCCAGGCGCATCTTCGAAGGCATGATCGTGTCGATAAGGCAAAGGAGTGACCAAGGGTGGATTTCTTAAGGAGCGAAATGTGGTGAAGGTGCGTCTTCACGACTCAGTCGCGTAGCTATCGCTTGGTGTTAGTCTTCAACCATAGAACATAGCGAGATAAATTGCTTGGAGTTTGTCGTTGGACGGAAAGGAGAGTAACACTTGCGCCACTGCGCCGGGCAGTAGTATATCAAACGGGAACAACCAGGAGAACAACAAAGCAGGAAGGAGCGCATTCTCTAGACATCTCCGAGATTCAGAGACAACCAAAGGAGCGAACGCAGCGACCAGTCAGAAAGAAAGTCGCGGTTCCAGATCGACACAGTGGCTGGGAAGTGCAGACAAGGGAGGCTCCTTGCAGTGGAGGAATGCAGTCGGCACCCCTGCAGAGCCACGAGGCCTCAGAAGCCACCAAAGGTAAGGTCCAAGAAAGAGCAAACGAAGCCATAGCTGATCAAAAATAATTCAAATAAGaagaaataataatcaaTAGGACAACAATCATAATGATAAAAAAGAGATGACGACGAGATGAACCGGGGGGGTTTCGTGGTCAAaaaccaccagcaccactaCCACCTCCAAGAAACAcaacaacaaaaagaaaatgagATATCACCTACCTGCTAAAGTGAAGAGCGCCGGAATGAATGCGACCTGAAGGCAGTGTTAACGAAGAATCCAGGGACTCCAGCCGACACTGCGAATGTACAGACCTGAGATGTGAAGCAGGCCACACCCTTCAAGCAGGGGAATTAACGAGAGACTGGataaagcagagaaagaagtggaggagagaagggaaggacGCGGAGTGTAATAATAATGAGCGAAGGACTCGACGGTAGCGTAGAAGAAGATTAAGCGCCGTCAGATGAAGGAATTACAATCATAATATGGAAATGGAATTGGAGGGGACCCAGACGAGAAAATGGTCAAACAGTTCCCATACAGGAGTTTCGCCTCGGCCAATCACCCACTCATTCCATTCCCAAGACTTCTGGCGGTAGACGGTGGTGGTAGACTACTCGGTAAGATATCAGAGATGATCCATAATGCTGCTCCCCGCCGCTAAAGTCGACGGGCTGGCAGCGCTATTGACTTTTGTTGCCAGATCCGACCGACGATGATGATCCAAATATCGCCTTTACTCTTCCTTCCGCCGCAGTTTAAGATGGACTAGAGCGCCACTGAGCTCATCGCGGGGTTGGAACCTGCAGTTACAATCAGGGGCTCTGTGAACGTCTACAGGGGACCACGTCTAAGGAGACCACGTCTAAGGAGACCACGTCTAAGGAGACCACGTCCAAGGGACCCAAAGTCTCATCTCCCAAAAGGTCAAATGGGCCAAGGAGCGCGAGATTgaatgagattgaagagccCTATGGAAGACCCCAAGAGAGGCAGTGCCCAGTCACGGCACTCCACACCCAAGAAATTGGACGAGCTGATCTCCAGGGGCAGCCAACCCTCAACCCTGGAACCCACAGAGCTGTTGGGCCTGAAACTCGCACCCGATCCAATCGCGGTCGACCAAGCGTCCCCCAGCGAGTGAGGATACAGCAATGGGGGCTGGTGAAACGGTCGATGGGCCCGTCACTCGTCATGGTTCAACGCCGCCCAGTTGGCTGATAAGTGCCACCACTCTATCTCTCGTCACCTACCGAGTATAGTATCAGAATTGAAGTCAGGATACATCTTCATCTTTATTGTCGTCTCGTCTGGATCTTCGCTTTATACCAACGCCTCATCCCTTTTATCACCTTCTTTTTACCCCTCTTTTGCCTCGTTTTGCCGCCAAGCTCATCACCGCCTAACGGGACCCGCGCGAACGGTGGATCAAGACTCGGCAAACACTAGCCCTCTACAGTGACAATTACACGGGAGGTTGAGACGAACCCAGCGTTCCAATGTCGCCAAACTGCGCTGCCATGTCATTCCAGCGAGATGAAACCCACGTGCGTCACAAGAGTGGTCCAAGTGCGACGAGCCGAGCTTTTTCATTTCGTGTTCGGCCAATGAGCTGAGTAGCGGGGTGACGGTCTTGACAAAAATACCAGGTGCGAGCACAGCATCAAACCATTGTGTCTTTCGCGGATTCTGAAAATGATCCTGTACTCTGTGCATGATAGGTACTCTGTATCCCGTCCCTGAGTCAGGAAATACCGATCTTCCCACTTGCACACTATCACTTTCCGTCCAGGTTTCCGTGAACCCATGGGATGATCTGAAGATCTAATTGATGATCCTAATCTGCGTTCCTGATGGCAGAAGCTTGACTCTCGCATTATTATCGCAGTGTTCATGGTTCAACCATCCAATTACTCGTCTCCCCGCAATCGCACCCGTGGCCCCCTGCCCCTATTCTTCGTTGGTTATGTGGAacgtttcttctccctcccgCGGGACGCAGTCGGAATCTCGGGGTCGTCCGTGGCAATTGATGTCCGCACCCATACCCATGTGTTCGCCGTCAGTGGGGTGCAACCACCACCGCGTGTTGATTTTAAACCATGCTTCTAAATCGATGCATACTATATCCCATACAAGATCTGAGCTTGTCCGGGTTTCA encodes the following:
- a CDS encoding DUF1996 domain-containing protein (transcript_id=CADANIAT00004207), with product MPSKMRLDTSLVACLAAFSGVADAFWRLPCRGRSALARMDPLISPGEPSYHVHAVHGSKGFGLTADMATLLDGDCTSCGVKQDKSAYWAPALYFVDNATGDSELVDEVGGMLVYYLLYGDNVEAFPEDFRMVAGDPFQRNFTWPIPDPPKSEWTGDQASQAALRQKAIGFNCLNYAKAAEPSLGRHFLPEKAYLDEHCTDGVRFEIMFPSCWNGKDTDSDDHASHVAYPSLVMDGTCPEGFETRIVSLFFETIWNTYAFKDRDGYFALSTGDPTGFGYHADFMHGWESGVLEEAVKTCTNPSGEVEDCPVFELQSELAQKLCSVDIPDILSSEDVKKVKGGLPNKIAVEWGPEYAFPIKYVGEESSTAVPTSTAPQSTSDAGLGVSLSSALSDLAGNIFAADAKTTEAPTTTSTSTSTWTPTPTTSYIESTVTQETVWVEQEIVVMVDENNVPLKTEVGGVDVVSTDYNTVTRTVSSVVQVPTAPAAEKRHHDHLAAHKRHQHGHAH